A stretch of DNA from Alicyclobacillus acidocaldarius subsp. acidocaldarius Tc-4-1:
CCACGATAAAACCGCTCACAGCGATCATGAGCACAGGAGGCAGACGCAGACCTGCCTCCTGTGCCTCTCGCTTAAGTTGCTGAATCGCTTGAGCACTTTTCCAACGCGATGTTCGATCGTGATAACGTTCCCGAATCGAAGCCAGCCACAGCGCTTCCTCTTGTGCGCGGCGCAGGTCGGCTTCTAACAAAAAAACAAAGCATGGCCAACGCCACAAGAATGCCAACGATTTGTCCAGTCATGGTTGCCCTCCCTCCGTCATAAGTAGACGTATTGCACGTTCGGGGTTTCGAGGATCGGCAACTCGGAGATCGTATGGCCATGAAGCGCAGCTTCTTCAGCCATTTGTTCAGTTATTCCGTGGAACACCCAACTATCCGTTCGCGGATCCCACTTCGCAAGGGTCACGTAGGGGATGCGCTGTTCACGCGGCTCATACGGCAGGACTTCCGCAATTTCCACGACACGCTTGCCTCCGCGCTCCGGCACTGAGCGCATGCTGATAATGTGCCGTACACTCATGGAAATCAGGTCCCCCACCATCGCAGTCGATGGCCTGGATTCGTGACTCGAAAGCAACGCTGCCATTCGCCGAATCGCTGCGCCAGCGTTTGCGAATCCGGCCACATGAAGGGTTGTTGCCGTCTGATACGTCACCGTCGCCGCGGCTTGGAAGAACTCCCACAATACGATGCTCGTTCGAACCTCACCGATATAAACGTTGTCGAACATCATCCGCAGCGTGTTGACGATCTGTTGCGCCATGCGTACCGCACCGCGACCTTCCGCATTCGGCGCTCGTTCATACAACCTTGCCGCCCAAGCGCACAGAGGCTGGAGTTCAGGCATTTCCTCAATAACGCAACTCATTCGATCGGGCGGAATCAATCCCAAAAGCGCAGCCATCAGCGTCGACTTGGATGAACCGGTGCCACCCACCACCACAAACGATCTCGCCAAGCGCTGCATCCACTGAAAGAACAGATAGATTTTCTCGTCGAAGACGTGCAGCGAGAGAAGTTCCTGCAACGTGAAATTCCGAAGCGGTTTACGAATCGTCACGATCAAACAATCCTTCTCCAGCCGACGCCCGTCCTCGTCTTCTGGCAGTGTCCATCCTGCAGGTCCGCCCACCACATGCATCCGATACCCGTCCGGAAGAATGGCGTCCGTAGATGGATTGGTCATGTCAAATCGATAATTTGTTCCTGACAACTTTTTCTGAACAAAAGTCAATACTTCTTCGTTATCCATGTACCCCTCAGTGGATATGTATCTCTTGCCTTCCTTGATGTAGAAGGTGAAATGTTCTCCGTAAATTTGAATGTCCGAAACGAGCGGATCATCGATCAGATGTTGGATTTTACCATACGAGTACATATCGTTGAGCGCCATGGTAATGACATACTCACGATAGTTGGGAGGGATCCCGAGCTCGCCCGCAATCTTGCCCAAATACGCGTAGGCCGCGCGACGAGGCGGCAAGTCCCGCCACCATTCCTGGCGCCGACGGATTTCGGCCATCAGCTTTTTGTGATGTTCGCTCGCTTCACGATAAAAGTCATCACGTGGATCTTCTTTCAACATTTGTTCCATTTGCGTTTGGACGCGCTCAATTTCTTGGAGATTCGGCATTCATGACCCTCCTCGCATCATAAAGGGCGGCCATATCCTAGCCGCCCTTCTATGTATGGGTTACTTGGCATGCACGGAATGCTGTCTAGAAGAAGATTGCCTCGTTGGAGATTTCGTCGTTGACGGTGGTGCCACAGGAGCTGTGGGATTGGAAGTTACAGTGACGTTTGGCCCATTTGTCGCACTGGTCGCATTGGTGGCCGGCATCGACTGTGGAGCGTTGGGAGCGACAGACGATGCGCTGTTTGTCGTTGATGGGAGCGTCATTCCCGTCGGGTAGAGCACAACCTGGGCATTACCCGCCAGAACGGCGCTGGCCACTACCGGATATTCGCTCATAGGCACGAACAGATAGAGTACTTTGGAAGATGATGAGTTTCCTCCGAACGTCGAGTTGTTGCTTGTTTGCGGTTCCAACACCGACAGTACATAGACCGGATAAAGCTGAGGCGTTGCATTTTGCCCCTGCGGTGTCACCGTGAGCGCGATCATTTGCCCGGGCTCTACCAGATTGGCGAGTGCGGAATTGGCGGTGAAGTTCATGACCACACCCTGCGTGTGATGGATCGACACATATTGATTGAGCAGGGCTTGCAGGTCGTTGGTATTCGCAACCATGTTCACACTAATGGGCTCATCCGGCACCGTGGAGACGGACAAGTAGTGTCCAGCCAATTGCGAGGGTGAGATATTTAAAAGGCCGGCCTGTTTCGCAAAACGACGCGGCACGGCGATCGTCGTCAGTTCATTGGGCTCGACTGGCGTATCTGCGGGAATGTATGTGTTGGCGGCGATCACCGGCACCGTAGCGGTTGTCAGTCGATAACCTGCCGCAAAAAGCACGCCTGCTGCCAACGCAAGTCCTACGCCCGTCAGTAGAAACGCACTACGCTTCATGCGATTTCGCCTCCTTCGTCGAAATGGAGAGTGTTTGAATCAACTGATGAATGCGAGCATTCGTTTTGCGAGAACCTAACGGCGTCAATCCTTGTTGCACGCGCTGGTAAAGCGTGTCATCTTCATGGACGATGGCCGCAACCCGAAAGCCAATCTCCTTCTGCAAAAATGCACTGATGGCTGCGGCTTTTCGCGGACGCTCACGCACGCGATTCAACACCAGATACACAGGACGCTCACTCATGTGCAGGAACGCGCGCAAATCGGTCCACGTGGTACGATCCGCCGTCGTTACGCCCAGCACCCGATCGGCTTCGCGCATTGCCACCACGGTCGACATCAGGTGCCCAGCATGGGTATCCAGAATCAGCGCATCCGCATACAGTCCCACGAGATGAATCAGTCGTGCCACGCCGTCTTTGCTTAATCCGAGCGGACGATCTCCCTTGGGAATCAACCACCATCCTGCGGGTGTCCGCAACATGTTTTGCTCTAGCTCAGGATCAGTCAAGACGTCTGGGAGTGTTTCGAAACGGTCTGCGGTCACCGTGCGTTCCACACGAAATAGATTGGCCAGGTTTCCATACGGGTCGAGTTCCGCGACCACGATCCGCTTTCCCCGTGCGACCATCGCATTGGCAAGCAGCACTGCCATGGTAGTTTTTCCGACACCCCCCTTGACCCCTGTCACGCAAATGACGGTGGCTCTGCGAGGCGTTGGCGCAGGTGGTTGAAAGGGCTTGGATTCCACATACGCTGTGTACGTCGTTTTTCGGCGTTGACTCACGAGACTCGCCAAGGTCGTTGGATTCTCGGTATTCACCTCGCGTTCCCAACGACGTGCATACTCCACCGCAGGCGGATAGGGCACCACGTCGTCGTATCCCTGTTGCCGCAAGCCTTCAAATTGCTCGGGCGCCAACGTATCCAGTGTGCAGTAAAGTGTTGACAGGCCCAACGTGTTCTTGACGTGTTGCACGGTAGCTGGGTTCCATCCTCCGAGAAAGAGCGCCAATTTCCCCTCAGCCCAGGTGTTCGGGATCTCCTCTTCCTTTGTGGCAATCTTCACTTGGACACCTTGTTTTTCCAAGTATTTTCGCAATCGCTCCGCACGCACCGGATCGTGGTCACACACGAGCCACATCGCGAATCACGCTCCACAAGGTCTCAAATTTGTGTCGCCATATCGGATCGCGTTGGGTGAGGGGTTCCCCGACCATGGCGCACGTCGCTTGCCGCATATCCCATGGCAACACAAGCGAAGGTTGAAATTCGCGTGGAAAAATCCACGGCACGCCTGTTTCTTCGTAACCGATTAGCACCAAGAAAGTCGGTCTTTCTGAATGACGAACAGCTTGCAGTGCTCTGTGAATCCTCGCCAAATCGGGGGTGACGCCATAGACTACGACCTCTGGTGTCACGTCGGGTTCCTCATGATCCACACAGACCAATAGAGGCTGAGGTTGTAGGCGCTTCACATCCAGCCATTGTTCGTATACACGCACATGGCGATTCCACACGCGATACGGCGCACGTGGATCAGCGTAAATCACACTCGGTTCAACGGCACCCGCCAGATTCCATGCCAGGAAGCTTTTCGCGAAGCCCGCAAACCCTACGATTCTCATGACACTGCCCCCAGCGGGATCGGTCGTCCATATAAGAATCCCTGCCCATATTCCACACCGAGTTCCACGAGCCACGATTCTTGTTCTGGCATTTCAACACGCTCCACAATGAAACGCGCGCCTAAGCGACGGGCCATTGCAATGAGCATTGGAAAAAAGTCCAACAGCTCCTCGCTCCATGTGGCTTTGATCCACTCGGGACGAAGGACACTCCACCTTGAGAATCCGTTGTAACCTGTGCCCAGATCGTCCAGAGCCACTTCGAGCCCACGTTTTCGGAAGGGTTCCAAATATGCCGCGGCCGCCTCCACATCGAGGCGGCCGCGTTCTGTGATTTCAAGCACCAACCCGCGCAGTGAATCTCTGTGATCAAAGGGGAGAGAACGCGCGTTTAAGAGCTCCGAAGTGACGTTGACGAAGACGTAGTCCTGACGCTCCTGCGCAAGTTTTCGCGCCGTATGCACAATGTATCGGTCCAACTCCCCCAACAATCCGGCTTGGGCTACGAGATTCAACGTATCCCGCGGATGCGCGATGAGCAATTCGTGTCCGACACATGTGCGCTGAGGAATGCGCACGATGGGCTGAAGGCGCATGGTCATGGCGTGCCTCCCCCTTCGCGCGTCAAGCCATACAAGCGATAGCCCTCAGCATTGGCGAGTTGGGGATCGGGCACAACGTAGACCCGTGGAAAGATTTGCTGGAGAACACTCTGAGCCAGACGGTATCCTCCACCAGCCAGAAACACCGTGTGAATACGTTTCATCGCATCCGCCCCCAGATGTTCTTGGATGCGCCGCGCGATGAGCTGCCCCATGCGCTCCATGTGTCGAGATCGTTCAGGTTCGATGGATACAACCCGTCCCCCGTAGTAAACTTCTCCATGTGTGTAAAGTTCATCGTAGATGGGATCGGAAAGTGGAGGGGTTTCCCCCGTTCGCTGACGAAAGATCCCGGCGAGCGCCAAATATAAATCGTGAACGCCGACGTCCACCGAATCCGACAAGCGGCTGATGAGTCGCAACTCGGGTTTGGTCTCGAATGTGACAAACCCCGTGGTACGCGTGCCTACATCCACCAGCAAGAGATAGCCTCCTTGGTCGATCCACGCAGGATTCCGTAACTCGAGCGTGGTCGGGTCGAGCAACGTCCCGATCATCGCCCCCATTGCCTGCGGGATCACGCGCACGCTTTGCGGCGCGACCTCCATAGTTCGATCCTGCACGGTCACTCGTCCGCGCAGGTGCAGCAGGCGCTCCTTCAACGCTTCCCGTTGCGATTCGAAGTGCGCGAGCGGCAGACCTGTCACGACATGCAGCGGCTCTCCTTCCTGCCCCAGGAGTGCGAGTGTCACCAGCCACAGGGCTTCCGTATCCCCGTCCTCGTACTTCTTCGTCGCGAGATTCAGCGCCGTCACGCCCTCACGCCTCGCCAATTCCCCCACAAACACTCGCCGAGTTCCTGAAGCTGTCTCTATGAATGCTTCGTACTCCGGCGATTGGAACAAGTCCGCCATGATGAGCTCATGCGCATCGCAAACCACCGCGGGGAAGCGTACCTGACGCTCCCCGTTCGTGGCTTTGATCCACCCGTACCCCAGATCCACACCCACAATCATCGGTTTCTCCCCTCTCATCACGCATCAGGACACGCTCGTTGGAACCCACGAGTAGACCGGCTGCGAAACGTATTGGGTCTGTTGGATGTAAACGGTCTGGCACTCTTGCTCTGTGGTATAAATCGGAATTGAATAGTTATAAACATATGCGTATCCATTACTACCGTAGGAAGTTGTTACATACGTCAGCGATGCATCTTCGGGGCAATAATTGAAGGTAGTTCCTTCAAGCACTCCATTTTGATAGAACGTGTAGTACCCCATCGCGCACTGTCCTGTTTGAGCCCCGGTTTGAACTTGCACATTCTGGCATTGCTCTTCCGGTACCTCAACTGTTTCCGGCACGGTTTGTGTTCCCGTTTGCACGTAATGCCCCGCCGTGACCGTCACGGTGTTGCTTTGCACGGTTTGCGCACTTGCGACGGGTGCAAACGCCAACAGCCACGCTCCACCAATCCATGCACTAAGGACGGCCCGTTTCATGTCTCGCTCCTCCCTTAACCAAATGAGGACTGCATGGCATTAAGCGCGCGCGCCGAACCAACGGCGTTTGGCTTTGACTGCCGAAAACTCAAACACTTCATCCCAAAACGGCTTCATCGCCTGCACAATGCGTTTGCCGTTCAGTCCGCCTCGTTTATCGATCGTGGGATCAAACGGAACCACAGCGCGCACAGTGTAGGGCGTCAGATACTGCCGCATCGCGCGTTCATCCGCACGCGCACGCTTGGACTTGTTGACGAAGGCCGACACCCCCAGACGCGTCTAGGCCCGAGAATGCGAGTTTGTCCGCATGTTCCTGGATTCTGGCTAACTGGTCGACGGCGGGATTGACCACCAGCATGACTTTCGTGGTGTACGGCAACACCGCCTGATGGATCGGCGTCCATCCCTGCGGCATGTCGAGGAGCACCACATCCATCTCTTCGAGACACAGGTTTACCAAGTACTCCGCATCCTCCGGTGACTGAAGCACCACTTCAGGACTTTGGGGCGAGGGAAAGAGATGCAGCCCGGACTCGTGCAATAAACACACCCCATCTCGCACAGCCTCCTCCACCGATCCGCCGCGCCAACCGCGCACATCCTGCGCATCTGTGAAACCAAACTTTTGTGCAATGTCACCATTGACGTCCAAATCAATTACGGCCACGCGTTTGCCTTTTAGCGCCGCGTAGTACGCTGTGTGCGCGCCGAGCGTTGACCTTCCAGCGCCGCCCTTGGGACTGTCAAGCATCAACACTGGAATGACGCGTCTACGCACGGCAGGTCGCGATGTTCGTCGGAGTTCCTCGATGGGATGATGCGGTGGAGATGTTCCCGATGCGCTAGATAACGTCGAACGCTCAGTTTGCGAAACGTTCTCAGTTGTAACCTTGGTCAACACTTCCGGCGATGAAGTTGGCAGTGATGGCGTTGGATTCGAAGCGATAGGTTCCGACGTGGAACTTGTCGAATTCTCCGTTGTGGTTTGCGAAGGAGCCGACGTTTCTGACGATGAATTCCGACGCATGCGCAACTGCTCTTCCCATCGCATCACCGCCGCCAGATCAAATGGTGGCGTGAATTCGTAAATGGGCACCTGCGGTACACGCTGTCGGACAGCTTCCGTGACGCCCAATCTGGCGTCGACGACAATGCCTTCCACGTACCCTGTGGCCACGTACCGTCGCAACTCGCTCATCGCCGTCACGAGTCGCACATCCAGGATCCCGTCGCACTGCTCCAAGATCCCTTCTGCGCCACTTGCACAAAGGAGTGCCAGCATGCGCCTTCGTCACCTCCTCATTCGTCTAACACGAATCCAGAGAATTCCGGTCTATGGTCCTCGTCATCGCCTGCGTCGTCATCCATGACGAATCCCTGCTGCTCCTCGGCGCTTTCATCACCGTCACCTTCGTTCACGGTGACGTCCAAACGGATGTTGTGCTCGTACTGGTCGATGGCCAGCCACAACTCCCACAACCCGGATGCGAACGCGGCATGCTTGGCAGCGACCGGCACCCCGGTGGTCATGGCCTCGTAGGCTGCCGCGCCAAAGTCCGGAATGACCATATGCGCTTCGGACCCGACTTCGAGCCCATAGGGAACGCGGTTCACCACGAGCCAATACGTTTCATCTTTGACGACGGGTAAAGCTTTCGCGGGATCACAGTCCTGCACCAGGATCACCGCGTCCGCATCAGGCACTTCCGTTGTGGTGTCGGAGGTGTCGATCACCCAGACCTCTCCTCCATCCGCCTCCGTGGTACCGAACACCATGTCGCGATAAGGTGGCGAAATCCATGTCGCGAGAGGACTGGCGTTCGACACGCTGACCAGCTTGGCTTTCACGCCTCGAGACACCAACACGTGAAACAAGTTCCAGGCCAAAAACGTTCCACCCGCCTGACGGCTGGAGACCACCTGTACCTTGAACGGCGCAGGTGTGTATCGCACCGGTGGCGAATCCAGGTCGCGCACCAAAAAAGCCAACACTTGAGATGCCGTGAGTCGATTCAGGACGGGAACCACCATGATGCGATCATCTGGGAGTCCCAGTTGCCGCGCTTTCTTCGCGATTTGTTGCGTGCCCGCCACAAGCTTCACTGGCACCTTGGCCTGCAAAGCCGCCTTCGCGTGCGCTAACTGTGTGACCAAAGCGAGATCGGCCCCATCGGGCGTCTCCACCCATTCCACGCCAGGAAGCGTGGAATGAATCCACGCTTCCGCAGCGGTATCCCCTAAAGCCAAGTACACCTTCATCAATTCACACGTCCTTTCAAAGTGCGAGACGGCAGAAACGTCACCGTCGCTTTTTCTGGAACCTCCATGATTTCACCTGTGTGTGGATGTCGAACATGACGAGGAGCTCGCACAACATAGCGAAACTTGCCAAGAGGAGGCAACCACACGTCTTCGCCTGCCTGAAGTCGCTCCGCGACCACTTCACAGAGCGAAT
This window harbors:
- a CDS encoding CpaF family protein, producing the protein MPNLQEIERVQTQMEQMLKEDPRDDFYREASEHHKKLMAEIRRRQEWWRDLPPRRAAYAYLGKIAGELGIPPNYREYVITMALNDMYSYGKIQHLIDDPLVSDIQIYGEHFTFYIKEGKRYISTEGYMDNEEVLTFVQKKLSGTNYRFDMTNPSTDAILPDGYRMHVVGGPAGWTLPEDEDGRRLEKDCLIVTIRKPLRNFTLQELLSLHVFDEKIYLFFQWMQRLARSFVVVGGTGSSKSTLMAALLGLIPPDRMSCVIEEMPELQPLCAWAARLYERAPNAEGRGAVRMAQQIVNTLRMMFDNVYIGEVRTSIVLWEFFQAAATVTYQTATTLHVAGFANAGAAIRRMAALLSSHESRPSTAMVGDLISMSVRHIISMRSVPERGGKRVVEIAEVLPYEPREQRIPYVTLAKWDPRTDSWVFHGITEQMAEEAALHGHTISELPILETPNVQYVYL
- a CDS encoding MinD/ParA family ATP-binding protein yields the protein MQHVKNTLGLSTLYCTLDTLAPEQFEGLRQQGYDDVVPYPPAVEYARRWEREVNTENPTTLASLVSQRRKTTYTAYVESKPFQPPAPTPRRATVICVTGVKGGVGKTTMAVLLANAMVARGKRIVVAELDPYGNLANLFRVERTVTADRFETLPDVLTDPELEQNMLRTPAGWWLIPKGDRPLGLSKDGVARLIHLVGLYADALILDTHAGHLMSTVVAMREADRVLGVTTADRTTWTDLRAFLHMSERPVYLVLNRVRERPRKAAAISAFLQKEIGFRVAAIVHEDDTLYQRVQQGLTPLGSRKTNARIHQLIQTLSISTKEAKSHEA
- a CDS encoding EAL domain-containing protein, producing the protein MTMRLQPIVRIPQRTCVGHELLIAHPRDTLNLVAQAGLLGELDRYIVHTARKLAQERQDYVFVNVTSELLNARSLPFDHRDSLRGLVLEITERGRLDVEAAAAYLEPFRKRGLEVALDDLGTGYNGFSRWSVLRPEWIKATWSEELLDFFPMLIAMARRLGARFIVERVEMPEQESWLVELGVEYGQGFLYGRPIPLGAVS
- a CDS encoding ParM/StbA family protein, with the translated sequence MIVGVDLGYGWIKATNGERQVRFPAVVCDAHELIMADLFQSPEYEAFIETASGTRRVFVGELARREGVTALNLATKKYEDGDTEALWLVTLALLGQEGEPLHVVTGLPLAHFESQREALKERLLHLRGRVTVQDRTMEVAPQSVRVIPQAMGAMIGTLLDPTTLELRNPAWIDQGGYLLLVDVGTRTTGFVTFETKPELRLISRLSDSVDVGVHDLYLALAGIFRQRTGETPPLSDPIYDELYTHGEVYYGGRVVSIEPERSRHMERMGQLIARRIQEHLGADAMKRIHTVFLAGGGYRLAQSVLQQIFPRVYVVPDPQLANAEGYRLYGLTREGGGTP
- a CDS encoding AAA family ATPase, producing MLALLCASGAEGILEQCDGILDVRLVTAMSELRRYVATGYVEGIVVDARLGVTEAVRQRVPQVPIYEFTPPFDLAAVMRWEEQLRMRRNSSSETSAPSQTTTENSTSSTSEPIASNPTPSLPTSSPEVLTKVTTENVSQTERSTLSSASGTSPPHHPIEELRRTSRPAVRRRVIPVLMLDSPKGGAGRSTLGAHTAYYAALKGKRVAVIDLDVNGDIAQKFGFTDAQDVRGWRGGSVEEAVRDGVCLLHESGLHLFPSPQSPEVVLQSPEDAEYLVNLCLEEMDVVLLDMPQGWTPIHQAVLPYTTKVMLVVNPAVDQLARIQEHADKLAFSGLDASGGVGLRQQVQACACG
- a CDS encoding HU family DNA-binding protein: MNKSELVAEIAVRTGMKHKQVWQALNSLCEVVAERLQAGEDVWLPPLGKFRYVVRAPRHVRHPHTGEIMEVPEKATVTFLPSRTLKGRVN